One window from the genome of Brachionichthys hirsutus isolate HB-005 chromosome 19, CSIRO-AGI_Bhir_v1, whole genome shotgun sequence encodes:
- the golga2 gene encoding golgin subfamily A member 2 has product MADQSRQIKLAAAKKKLKEFQQKSSPGNGGEKSNQGGVGGAGAKKKRKVKGPNQQDVPTTDRSSPENFDSILKVLSHSNGLVLPRYGNSQTFADMVPTGPSVPQLLKDPELEPGRGSPVSNPVRANTTTNPEFIGHNTDLQDYPDTNGDESLTENRSLSSTESLRQLSQQINGLVSESSAPYVNGESASSGGEREIENRNQELAAALESSNLTNSQLNTKLDQLAQESRGLSDQLQKERKEFEQRYSKEQGAMREQLQVHIQTIGILVSEKTELQTALQYTQQAARQKAAEAEELNNRLQAAKQRVSELERTLSSVSTQQKQLEKHNKELEKERDNMRLEMFRLNSLSEESKQQNSELSEKLKVSAQQSEAMRLEVQDLHKRLEMSGLMLQQCSSQSDPTNAGQHVQVLQEEKQQLERHNHQLLESIAQLQTERDCYAEQIQEEGRVWKDKTEQLLTQVSLVAEERDQNISRVQELEVSIAELKNAAALLSQEREARLDAELQPSGPSESETALQETLNALQQEKDALVAQYQAQLRDNKQLSRLCTEQETRLGELEGKVESQVQEEEDRRRMLEDVQSDKATISRALTQNRALKDQLAELQNGFVKVTNENMELANAIQSEQYVKKELARRMGELQEKQHNIKEQLELKMKEVQGLTEQRDQIAAHLQQYCAGYQSLVSEREQLHHQYLTQIQLMDRLQHDESQGRVQLEMSHHQLQQAQEQLELLVRANEQLKAEVRELLNSSTFASSSRDEGDGVESQSLQETPAKSASIVIPEDFESQKELEEFIRGALAQVEMERDEARRQLEEEHRLHMAARHQTAVALSLERQSHSHKPVQDPHREHEHEHTQDHHCEHSHEHPGAGIPVEVHQALQAAMDKLQQRFTSLMQEKADLKERVEELEHRCIQLSGETDTIGEYIALYQSQRAIMKQKHYEKEQYISMLAQDKEEMKAKLAELQDLVMRLVAERNDWYSRYSSAVAGSGTANPDLLPVGQDHVNQALSHTELNAASGEELMEVIPLSEPAPGLEVPSSSTGSSKSEPMSQGPKEDCTAQQIMQLLQEIQNPQGAQRPVPFLGENPCIPFFYRPDEQDEVKILVV; this is encoded by the exons ATGGCCGACCAGAGCAGGCAAATAAAACTCGCTGCAGCAAAGAAAAAg CTGAAGGAGTTTCAGCAGAAGAGCTCCCCTGGTAATGGAGGAGAGAAGAGCAATCAGGGAGGAGTAGGTGGAGCAGGagccaagaagaagaggaaggtgaaggGACCAAATCAACAAGATGTCCCGACAACAGACAGAAGCTCTCCAGAAAAT TTTGACAGTATTCTGAAAGTACTTAGTCACAGCAATGGACTAGTCCTTCCTCGATATGGGAACAGTCAG ACATTTGCTGACATGGTTCCCACGGGGCCTTCGGTTCCTCAGCTGCTGAAGGACCCAGAGCTTGAGCCTGGCCGTGGCTCTCCTGTTTCTAACCCTGTTAGGGCTAACACTACTACTAACCCTGAGTTTATCGGTCACAACACTGATCTGCAG gactATCCCGACACCAACGGCGATGAGAGTTTAACAGAAAATAG ATCGCTGTCATCCACCGAAAGCCTACGACAGCTGTCCCAACAGATAAATGGCCTGGTCTCTGAG TCCTCTGCTCCATATGTGAATGGAGAAAGTGCATCTTCTGGCGGGGAGAGGGAGATAGAG AATCGGAACCAGGAGCTGGCAGCCGCCCTGGAGTCCAGCAACCTAACCAATTCTCAGCTCAATACCAAGCTAGACCAGCTG GCACAGGAATCTCGAGGGCTCTCGGATCAGCTACAGAAG GAACGAAAAGAATTTGAGCAGAGATATTCAAAAGAGCAGGGAGCCATGCGGGAGCAACTACAG GTTCACATCCAGACCATTGGTATACTGGTATCGGAGAAAACAGAGCTGCAAACAGCACTGCAATACACACAACAGGCTGCACGACAgaaagcag CTGAGGCAGAGGAGCTGAATAACCGTCTGCAAGCAGCGAAGCAGAGAGTGTCAGAGCTGGAGCGAACGCTCTCTTCTGTCTCAACGCAGCAGAAGCAGCTTGAAAAA CACAACAAAGAGCTTGAAAAAGAGAGGGACAACATGAGGCTGGAAATGTTTCGACTAAA cagctTGAGCGAAGAGTCTAAGCAGCAGAACTCTGAGCTGTCAGAGAAGCTAAAGGTGAGCGCGCAGCAGAGCGAAGCGATGAGGCTCGAGGTGCAGGATCTACACAAGAGGCTCGAGATGTCTGGCCTCATGTTGCAACAG TGCTCCAGCCAGTCAGATCCTACCAACGCCGGCCAACatgtccaggttctgcaggaagagaagcagcagctggagagacACAATCACCAG CTGTTGGAGTCCATtgcacagctgcagacagaaagagactGCTATGCAGAGCAGATCCAGGAAGAGGGCCGTGTGTGGAAGGACAAAACGGAACAGCTGTTAACACAG GTGTCTTTGGTTGCGGAGGAAAGGGACCAAAACATCAGCCGAGTCCAGGAACTGGAGGTCAGCATCGCCGAGCTGAAGAATGCTGCAG ccTTACTGTCCCAGGAGAGAGAAGCTCGGCTCGATGCAGAGCTTCAGCCCTCGGGGCCATCAGAGAGTGAGACGGCTCTGCAGGAGACTCTCAACGCTCTCCAACAGGAAAAAGACGCTCTTGTTGCGCAGTACCAGGCGCAG CTTCGAGACAACAAGCAGCTGAGCCGCCTGTGCACAGAGCAGGAGACGCGTCTCGGGGAGCTGGAGGGGAAGGTGGAGAGCCaggtccaggaggaggaggaccgccGGCGTATGCTGGAGGATGTTCAGTCAGACAAGGCCACCATTAGTCGTGCTCTCACCCAGAACCGTGCTCTTAAGGACCAGCTGGCTGAGCTGCAGAACGGCTTCGTCAAAGTG ACTAATGAGAATATGGAGCTGGCCAACGCCATCCAGTCGGAGCAGTATGTGAAAAAGGAGCTGGCTCGCAGGATGGGTGAACTACAAGAGAAACAGCACAACATCAAGGAGCAG CTTGAACTGAAAATGAAGGAGGTTCAGGGTCTGACGGAGCAGAGGGACCAGATCGCAGCGCACCTGCAGCAGTACTGCGCCGGCTACCAGTCCCTGGTCTCAGAGAGGGAGCAGCTCCACCACCAGTATCTCACACAGATCCAGCTCATGGACCGGCTGCAGCACGACGAGAGCCAGGGCCGTGTGCAACTGGAGATGAGTCACCATCAGCTCCAACAAGCGCAG gAGCAGTTGGAGCTACTAGTCAGAGCCAACGAGCAGCTGAAGGCTGAGGTGAGGGAGCTGCTCAACAGCTCGACATTTGCTTCATCTTCCAGAGACGAAG GTGATGGAGTGGAAAGTCAGTCTTTGCAAGAGACCCCAGCCAAGTCGGCCTCCATAGTTATCCCGGAAGACTTTGAGAGCCAGAAAGAATTG GAGGAGTTTATCCGAGGAGCTTTGGCTCAGGTCGAGATGGAAAGAGACGAAGCCCGaaggcagctggaggaagagcacAGACTCCACATGGCAGCCAGGCACCAGACCGCTGTGGCCCTCAGCCTGGAGCGACAGTCCCACAGCCACAAACCAGTTCAGGACCCACATCGCGAGCACGAGCACGAGCACACTCAGGACCATCACTGTGAACACAGTCACGAGCATCCAG GAGCAGGGATTCCAGTGGAAGTTCATCAGGCCTTGCAAGCTGCCATGGACAAGCTTCAGCAGCGTTTCACCTCCCTCATGCAGGAGAAAGCTGACCTGAAGGAGagggtggaggagctggagcaccGCTGCATCCAACTGTCTGGAGAGACCGACACTATCG GCGAGTACATCGCCCTGTACCAGAGCCAACGGGCCATCATGAAGCAGAAGCACTACGAGAAGGAGCAGTATATCAGCATGCTGGCCCAGGacaaggaggagatgaag GCGAAGCTGGCAGAACTGCAGGATCTGGTGATGAGACTCGTGGCGGAGAGGAACGACTGGTACAGCCGCTACAGCTCAGCCGTGGCCGGCTCGGGCACGGCGAACCCTGACCTGCTCCCGGTTGGCCAGGATCACGTCAACCAAGCGCTCTCGCACACGGAGCTTAACGCTGCTAGCGGAGAAG AACTCATGGAGGTCATTCCCCTGTCGGAGCCCGCCCCAGGCCTGGAAGTCCCCTCTTCCTCGACCGGCTCATCCAAAAGTGAGCCCATGTCCCAGGGACCCAAAGAGGACTGCACAGCTCAGCAGatcatgcagctgctgcaggagatccAGAACCCTCAGGGGGCCCAAAGACCAGTGCCGTTCCTCGGGGAGAACCCCTGCATCCCTTTCTTCTACCGGCCCGACGAACAGGACGAGGTCAAGATCCTGGTGGTGTGA
- the rabepk gene encoding rab9 effector protein with kelch motifs, whose amino-acid sequence MDFLPVLDPLNKPKEGIWYSLIPRGSAPDVSVGHTCTFIPSEDEGKGRILIVGGANPSGSFSHSHAIDLDNHEWDVPEWQGLDSRYEHCSFVPESCSQSLWVFGGAQQSGNRNCIQKLQLKDSDSHWKRVTVNGKPPSPRTYHTSSACVGDSLFVFSGGEEGAAPVSDPKLHVFDAGSSTWRQPETQGRQPSARHGHTITAVGSKIYIHGGMAGDKFLKDMHSLDTTIVTWEKVQPKGDAPPGVAAHAAVVLGKNIYVFGGMTADGASNSMYKFNTDKHRWVVMKFEGNVPPNRLDHAMCVFPWKVHEELACSTAASPTIHLALVFGGMDTQGVIHNDCIVTLL is encoded by the exons ATGGATTTCCTTCCTGTACTTGACCCTCTAAATAAACCCAAAGAAGGAATTTG GTATTCATTGATACCCAGGGGAAGTGCTCCGGACGTCAGCGTGGGTCACACCTGCACCTTCATCCCATCTGAGGATGAAGGAAAGGGAAGAATCCTCATTGTTGGCGGAGCTAACCCAAGTGGAAGTTTCTCACATTCACATGCCATAGATTTAG ATAACCATGAATGGGATGTCCCAGAGTGGCAGGGTTTGGACTCGCGCTACGAGCACTGCAGCTTTGTGCCAGAGAGCTGCTCCCAGAGCCTGTGGGTGTTCGGAGGAGCGCAGCAGAGTGGCAATCGCAACTGTATCCAGAAATTACAGCTAAAGG ATAGCGACTCTCATTGGAAGAGAGTAACGGTGAACGGCAAACCACCCAGTCCCAGGACGTACCACACCAGCTCGGCCTGCGTCGGAGACAGCCTGTTCGTCTTTTCTGGCGGGGAGGAAGGGGCCGCACCAGTCTCAGACCCCAAACTTCATGTCTTTGACGCAG GATCTTCCACCTGGCGCCAACCAGAGACGCAGGGCAGACAGCCTTCAGCGAGGCACGGACACACCATCACAGCTGTGGGTTCAAAGATCTATATTCACGGAGGCATGGCCGGGGACAAATTCCTCAAAGACATGCACTCTCTCGACACAA CCATCGTGACTTGGGAGAAGGTGCAGCCCAAAGGCGACGCCCCCCCGGGAGTAGCAGCCCACGCGGCCGTGGTGCTGGGAAAGAACATTTACGTTTTTGGTGGGATGACTGCAGATGGTGCCAGCAACTCCATGTACAAATTCAACACCG ATAAACACAGATGGGTCGTCATGAAGTTTGAAGGGAACGTGCCGCCCAATCGCCTCGACCACGCCATGTGCGTGTTCCCGTGGAAGGTGCACGAGGAGCTAGCCTGTAGCACAGCAGCCTCTCCAACGATACATCTCGCCCTGGTGTTTGGCGGAATGGACACCCAGGGAGTCATTCATAACGACTGTATTGTGACTCTACTATGA
- the hspa5 gene encoding endoplasmic reticulum chaperone BiP — protein MKLLWVAMLMTSAVFAEDDDKKESVGTVVGIDLGTTYSCVGVFKNGRVEIIANDQGNRITPSYVAFTSEGERLIGDAAKNQLTSNPENTVFDAKRLIGRTWIDSTVQQDIKYLPFTVTEKKTKPYIQVDIGGGQKKTFAPEEISAMVLTKMKETAEAYLGKKVTHAVVTVPAYFNDAQRQATKDAGTIAGLNVMRIINEPTAAAIAYGLDKRDGEKNILVFDLGGGTFDVSLLTIDNGVFEVVATNGDTHLGGEDFDQRVMEHFIKLYKKKTGKDVRKDKRAVQKLRREVEKAKRALSAQHQARIEIESFFEGEDFSETLTRAKFEELNMDLFRSTMKPVQKVLDDSDLKKPDIDEIVLVGGSTRIPKIQQLVKEFFNGKEPSRGINPDEAVAFGAAVQAGVLSGEEVTGDVVLLDVCPLTLGIETVGGVMTKLISRNTVVPTKKSQIFSTASDNQPTVTIKVYEGERPLTKDNHLLGTFDLTGIPPAPRGVPQIEVTFEIDVNGILRVTAEDKGTGNKNKITITNDQNRLTPDDIERMVNDAERFADEDKKLKERIDARNELESYAYSLKNQIGDKEKLGGKLSDEDKEAIDKAVEEKIEWMESHQEAELEDFQAKKKELEEVVQPIISKLYGSAGGPPPEGAEGEQEEKDEL, from the exons ATGAAGCTGTTGTGGGTTGCGATGCTGATGACCAGCGCCGTGTTCGCCGAGGATGACGACAAGAAGGAGAGCGTGGGGACGGTGGTTGGAATCGATTTGGGCACCACCTACTCCTG TGTTGGAGTGTTCAAGAATGGCCGCGTGGAGATCATCGCCAATGACCAGGGCAACCGCATCACCCCGTCGTACGTGGCCTTCACGAGCGAGGGTGAGCGTCTTATTGGCGACGCTGCAAAGAACCAGCTGACCTCTAACCCGGAGAACACTGTCTTCGATGCGAAGCGGTTGATTGGGCGGACCTGGATTGACAGCACTGTGCAACAGGATATAAAGTACCTGCCCTTCACG GTCACTGAGAAGAAGACCAAACCTTACATTCAGGTCGACATCGGCGGTGGCCAGAAGAAGACGTTTGCTCCCGAGGAAATCTCCGCCATGGTGCTGACGAAGATGAAGGAGACCGCGGAGGCCTATCTGGGCAAGAAG GTCACGCACGCTGTGGTCACTGTCCCCGCCTACTTCAATGACGCCCAGCGCCAGGCCACCAAGGACGCGGGAACCATTGCTGGTCTGAATGTTATGAGAATCATCAACGAGCC AACTGCCGCCGCTATCGCTTACGGTCTGGACAAGCGGGACGGCGAGAAGAACATTCTCGTTTTCGACCTTGGCGGCGGCACCTTCGACGTCTCTCTCCTGACCATCGACAACGGCGTGTTTGAGGTGGTGGCCACCAACGGCGACACGCACCTGGGAGGCGAAGACTTCGACCAGCGCGTCATGGAGCACTTCATCAAGCTGTACAAGAAGAAGACCGGCAAGGACGTCCGCAAGGACAAACGCGCCGTGCAGAAACTGCGCCGTGAGGTCGAGAAGGCGAAGCGGGCGCTGTCCGCCCAGCACCAGGCTCGCATTGAGATCGAGTCCTTCTTCGAGGGAGAGGATTTCTCAGAGACGCTGACTCGTGCCAAGTTTGAAGAGCTCAACATG GACCTCTTCCGCTCCACCATGAAGCCTGTGCAGAAGGTGCTCGACGACTCCGACCTGAAGAAGCCGGACATCGACGAGATTGTCCTGGTCGGAGGCTCCACGCGTATCCCTAAAATCCAGCAGCTGGTGAAGGAGTTCTTCAACGGCAAGGAGCCCTCGAGGGGCATCAACCCCGATGAAGCGGTGGCGTTCGGAGCCGCCGTGCAGGCGGGGGTCCTTTCCGGAGAGGAGGTCACCG GAGACGTGGTCCTCCTGGACGTGTGCCCCCTGACCCTTGGCATCGAGACCGTCGGGGGAGTCATGACCAAACTGATTTCCAGGAATACCGTGGTGCCCACAAAGAAATCCCAGATCTTCTCTACAGCCTCTGATAACCAACCGACTGTCACCATTAAGGTCTATGAAG GTGAGCGTCCTCTGACGAAAGACAACCATCTGTTGGGCACGTTCGACCTGACCGGCATCCCCCCTGCCCCCCGCGGCGTGCCGCAGATCGAGGTGACCTTTGAGATCGACGTCAACGGCATTCTCCGTGTTACCGCCGAGGACAAAGGCACGGGCAACAAGAATAAGATCACGATCACGAACGACCAGAACCGCCTGACTCCCGACGACATCGAGCGCATGGTGAACGACGCCGAGCGGTTCGCCGACGAGGACAAGAAGCTGAAGGAGCGCATCGACGCCCGCAACGAGTTGGAGAGCTACGCCTATTCCCTGAAGAACCAGATCGGCGACAAGGAGAAGCTGGGCGGCAAGCTGTCCGACGAGGATAAGGAAGCCATCGACAAGGCGGTCGAGGAGAAGATCGAGTGGATGGAGTCGCACCAAGAGGCCGAGCTGGAAGACTTCCAGGCCAagaagaaggagctggaggaggtggttcAACCCATTATCAGCAAGCTGTACGGCAGCGCGGGCGGCCCCCCACCGGAGGGCGCTGAGGGCGAGCAAGAGGAGAAGGACGAGTTGTAG